A genomic region of Cannabis sativa cultivar Pink pepper isolate KNU-18-1 chromosome 1, ASM2916894v1, whole genome shotgun sequence contains the following coding sequences:
- the LOC115699898 gene encoding uncharacterized protein LOC115699898 yields the protein MGFSETLDEIAEEINNGWNDDFDPFDPLDEMNANASMNSSIPSSQTTRKAKRKSNNGDPLVELLSKSVQEFSTMQASASDSIRKLADCFQHEADGAARRMKLYEEIKKVDGLTNSQRLKIGKLLVSNQPHIDYFFTLEEEFKLDFLLGMLE from the coding sequence ATGGGATTCTCTGAAACACTAGATGAAATTGCAGAAGAGATAAATAATGGCTGGAATGATGACTTTGATCCTTTTGATCCACTTGACGAGATGAATGCTAATGCAAGTATGAATAGCAGTATACCATCAAGTCAAACAACTCGAAAGGCTAAGAGAAAATCAAATAATGGGGATCCATTGGTTGAACTGCTTTCTAAGTCAGTGCAAGAATTCAGTACTATGCAAGCTTCTGCGAGTGATTCTATTAGAAAACTTGCTGATTGTTTTCAACATGAAGCTGATGGTGCTGCTAGGAGAATGAAATTATATGAGGAAATCAAAAAAGTTGATGGCCTCACAAATTCGCAGCGACTTAAAATTGGAAAACTTCTGGTTTCAAATCAACCCCACATCGACTACTTCTTCACTTTAGAAGAAGAATTTAAACTTGATTTTCTCTTAGGGATGTTAGAGTGA
- the LOC115706363 gene encoding 4-hydroxy-tetrahydrodipicolinate synthase, chloroplastic: MATLKSCSVCLRDSALQLPRHNSGDSYKRRNAKWRAPQAAVLPNFHLPMRSFEVKHRTSAEDIKSLRLITAIKTPYLPDGRFDLEAYDALVNMQITNGAEAVIVGGTTGEGQLMSWDEHIMLIGHTVNCFGGSIKVIGNTGSNSTREAIHASEQGFAVGMHAALHINPYYGKTSLDGLIAHFNSVISMGPTIIYNVPSRTGQDIPPRVIDRVAKSANLAGIKECVGNDRIEEYADKGIVVWSGNDDQCHDARWSHGATGVISVTSNLIPGLMREIMFRGKNPSLNSKILPLVNWLFQEPNPIGLNTALAQLGVVRPVFRLPYVPLPLEKRLEFVDLVKEIGRENFVGDKDVKVLDDDDFILVGRY, from the exons ATGGCTACCTTAAAGAGCTGTAGCGTTTGCTTGCGAGACTCGGCTCTCCAGCTTCCGCGTCACAATTCTGGCGATAGCTACAAGAG GAGAAATGCCAAATGGAGAGCTCCACAAGCAGCTGTACTTCCAAACTTTCATCTTCCTATGCGCAGTTTTGAAGTTAAACACAG GACGTCAGCAGAAGATATTAAGTCTCTTAGACTGATTACAGCTATCAAAACTCCATATCTACCTGATGGAAGGTTTGATCTCGAAGCTTATGATGCATTGGTGAATATGCAGATTACAAATGGTGCTGAAGCCGTGATTGTGGGCGGCACAACTGGCGAAGGCCAATTAATGAGCTGGGATGAACATATTATGCTCATTGGTCACACAGTCAACTGCTTTGGTGGATCAATCAAGGTGATTGGAAACACCGGAAGCAATTCTACAAGGGAAGCTATTCATGCTAGTGAGCAGGGTTTTGCTGTCGGAATGCATGCTGCTCTTCACATAAATCCCTATTATGGCAAAACCTCTTTGGATGGATTGATTGCACACTTCAATAGCGTGATTTCCATGGGTCCAACTATTATATACAATGTTCCATCTCGAACTGGACAAGATATTCCACCAAGAGTGATTGATAGAGTAGCAAAAAGTGCCAACTTGGCCGGTATTAAGGAGTGTGTAGGAAATGATCGAATTGAAGAGTATGCAGACAAGGGAATCGTGGTGTGGAGTGGAAATGATGATCAATGCCACGATGCTAGGTGGAGTCATGGGGCTACTGGAGTCATATCTGTTACCAGTAACTTGATACCAGGGTTGATGCGAGAAATCATGTTTCGAGGAAAGAACCCTTCACTTAACTCAAAAATATTGCCTCTTGTCAACTGGTTATTCCAAGAGCCAAATCCCATTGGCTTGAACACAGCCCTTGCTCAACTTGGGGTTGTGAGGCCGGTTTTCAGGCTGCCTTATGTTCCTCTTCCTCTGGAAAAGAGGCTGGAATTCGTCGACTTGGTCAAGGAAATCGGGCGGGAGAATTTTGTAGGAGACAAAGATGTTAAGGTTCTCGATGATGATGATTTCATCTTGGTGGGCCGGTATTGA
- the LOC115699899 gene encoding protein ALP1-like yields MSGTSLCRHQIRQLNYYRMIYESDLACIESTRMDRRTFFILCHHLKTTGGLKGSKNVDVEEMVAIFLHIIAHDVKNRIVRRQFARSGETVSRHFNMVLNALLHLHDLLLKKHVAIRDDCIDERWKWFKNCLGALDGTYIKVNVLASNRPRYRTRKNEVATNVLGEVSQDMQFIYVLPGREGLAADSRVLRDAIHRNGFKVPQGYYYLCDAGYPNGEGFLTPYRGQRYHLNDWTHPPNSPREFFNMRHSSARNVVERAFGLLKGRWAILRSRSYYPVKIQCRIILGCCLLHNLIRREMHMDPLEHANHDNDNDSDEDGEYVDNNCYTYIEPSDAWTAWRDNLAREMFEQWQGNQCL; encoded by the exons atgagtgGAACTTCTTTATGTAGGCATCAAATTCgtcaattaaattattatagaatgatttatgaaagtgacttaGCATGCATAGAGAGTACTCGTATGGATAGAAGAACATTTTTCATTTTATGTCATCACCTCAAAACCACTGGAGGATTGAAGGGGAGTAAAAATGTGGATGTTGAAGAAATGGTAGCAATTTTCTTACATATAATAGCTCATGATGTTAAAAATAGAATTGTGAGACGCCAATTTGCACGTTCTGGTGAAACTGTTAGTAGACACTTCAATATGGTGTTAAATGCTTTGTTACATCTTCATGACTTATTACTAAAAAAACATGTGGCAATTCGAGATGATTGTATCGATGAAAGGTGGAAATGGTTTAAGAATTGCTTAGGAGCACTAGATGGGACATATATTAAAGTGAATGTCTTAGCTTCAAATAGGCCTAGATATCGAACCAGAAAGAATGAAGTTGCTACTAATGTATTAGGAGAGGTTTCACAAGATAtgcaatttatttatgttttgccTGGAAGGGAGGGTTTAGCTGCCGACTCTAGAGTTTTACGAGATGCTATACATAGGAACGGATTTAAAGTTCCACAAG GATACTATTACCTATGTGATGCTGGGTATCCTAATGGTGAAGGTTTCTTGACACCTTATAGAGGACAACGCTATCATTTAAATGATTGGACACACCCGCCAAATAGTCCTCGAGAATTTTTTAACATGAGGCATTCATCTGCTAGGAATGTAGTTGAAAGAGCATTTGGGTTATTGAAGGGAAGATGGGCAATTCTTAGAAGTCGATCATACTATCCTGTTAAAATTCAGTGTCGCATCATTCTAGGTTGTTGTCTTCTTCACAACTTGATCAGAAGAGAAATGCACATGGACCCATTAGAGCACGCAAATCATGATAATGACAATGATAGTGACGAAGATGGTGAATATGTAGATAATAATTGTTACACATATATTGAGCCATCAGATGCTTGGACTGCTTGGAGGGATAACTTAGCTAGAGAAATGTTTGAGCAATGGCAAGGAAACCAATGTTTATAA